In the Silvanigrella aquatica genome, ATAAGGCGTATATAGATAAAAAAACAAAGCACATTTTATAAATGATTGTCTCAGAATTGCATACCTCGATTAAACTTTCAAAATCAAAAAAGAGCTTTCTTTTGATTTTGAAAGTTTAATATTGGAGCCTAACAAAAACTAACAATTTTTAAATTCCGCAAAAATTGTAGCAAATACCACAATGATTAGCAGCATTGCAAATACTAAAGTTGTTTATAATTTAAAATGGCCATTTTTTACAATATATCCTTCTAATCAGCACTTAGCAAAAATAACATTTTTTTGGACTAATAAAAATGAGGGATATACAGATAAATTTGGTATAGTATATGACCTTAGTTGTATTTATTGTAATAATTTTGTAAATTTATTATGCAGGAACACCAAAGTTTATTTATGAATCAAATGAGGAGCTTTTCCAAATAAAAGAACTTTATGAAATATTAAATATACATAAAATAAATATTAATATTATTTTTTATAATATGTTACATTTTACTAAAAAAAATAAAAAATCCATTAGAATTAATATCAAAAAATCTTATTCCAATGATTTCAACTCACATATAAAAAAAATAAAATAGTATTAATTAGTTAAAATTAAACAGCACAAATGAAATTGAAGCTATCCATAAAAAATTAATTGAAATTTTATAAAAATTAAATTTAAGTATTAAAAATTCAAATTTTAACACAGTCTAAAGTTAATGAAGAGGAAGATTATAGTAATATTGATGAAATCTTTCAATATTCAATCACTTATCTCAACCAAGCTCAACCAAAAGTTGATCACATTATAGCTGATATTTTAAAAATTGGTTCTGATTTAAGTAACATAAAATTTGACATAGTTTTCATAAATTAATTATGATATAACTTCTATGCAGTTTAATTTATAATTAAAAAGGAACCTATTGTGGACTTACTGGAAATTCTCAAATCAAAGCTTCCTGCGGAATACTTATTTAAAACTATGAGTTTATGGCCACCATATTTAGGAGCGGGAATAAAAATAACCAATATTAGCAAAGACTTTCTTATGCTCGATGTGGCTATGAATTTAAAATGGTACAATAGAAATTTCGTAGGCACCCATTTTGGAGGCTCCTTATTTTCAATGACCGACCCTTTTTATATGCTTATGCTCATAAAAAGTCTAGGTTCTGAATATATTATTTGGGATAAAGCTTCTAAAATTGAATTTATTAAACCTGGTAAAGGAACAGTTAAAGCTCATTTTGAATTTACACAAGATGAAATTGATGAAATTAGACAGCATGCTGAAAGTAAAAAGAAGTATTTATTTAATAAAGAAGTTTTTATTTTTGATGAACAAGGTGATATTATTGCAAAAGTAGAAAAAACTTTATATGTAAAAAAGATATAAAGTTTCAATAAGACATAATAAAAAAAAGGCAGAATTTCTGCCTTTTTAAATTACTTACCTAATGCTTTTTTCAAAGTGATTCCCATATCTGCAGGGCTCATAGCCACATGCAATCCACAGGATTTCATAGCTTCAATTTTTTCTTCTGCAGTTCCTTTTCCGCCGCTGATAATTGCGCCCGCATGCCCCATACGTTTGCCTTTTGGAGCTGTTTGACCAGCAATAAAGCCTACCACAGGTTTTTTCATGTTTCTTTTAATCCATTCAGCAGCTTCAATTTCCAAATTACCACCAATTTCACCAATCATAATAACAGCATCGGTGTCTGGATCTTGTTGGAACATCTCTAGAACTTCAATAAAACTTGTACCATTAATAGGATCGCCACCAATGCCCACGCATGTGGATTGACCAATTCCTAAAGCGGAAGTTTGCCCCACAGCTTCATAAGTTAACGTTCCAGACTTACTGATAATCCCAACACGGCCTGGCAAGTGGATATGTCCTGGCATAATTCCGATTTTGCACTTGTCACCAGGAGTGATCACACCAGGACAGTTTGGTCCAATTAAACGCGTACGACCACCTGCGTTGTTAAGTGCTTTTCTCACTCTCAACATATCGAGTACAGGAATGCCTTCTGTGATGGCAACAATCAATTCAATACCCGCATCAATGGCTTCTAAAATAGAATCTGCTGCAAAAGGAGGGGGTACAAAAATCATGGATGCATTGGCACCTGTTTTATGCATAGCTTCTGCAACAGTATTGAATACAGGTCTATCTAAAACAGTAGAGCCGCCTTTTCCAGGCACCACACCGCCAACCAACTGAGTTCCATACTCTGCACATTTTTCAGAGTGAAATTTTCCTGCGCTTCCTGAAATACCTTGGCAAATAAGTTTAGTTTGTTTCCCAACGAGAATTGACATATTTTTAATCCTTTTAATCTTTTGTTACTTTACAGCATTGACAATTTTTTGCGCACCATCACCCATGGATGAAGCACTTAAAATATTTAATCCAGATTCACTAAGAATTTTTTTACCAAGTTCTACGTTGGTACCTTCAAGGCGAACGACAAGAGGAACTTTTAATCCGAGTTCTTTAGCTGCGGCAACAATACCGTTTGCAATAACATCGCATTTCATAATCCCACCAAAAATATTTACAAATATTCCTTTTACAGCATTATCACGAAGAATAATACGGAATGCTTGTGTTACGGTTTCTTGACTTGCTCCACCGCCCACATCTAAAAAGTTGGCAGGTTGTCCACCTGTTTGTTTAATTATGTCCATAGTTGCCATAGCAAGACCAGCACCATTTACTAGACAACCGATGTTACCCTCTAACGAAACATAACTTAATCCATATTTAGATGCTTCTAATTCTCTAGCATCATCTTCTTCATAATCGCGAAGATCTGCAATATTTGGATGCCGAAACAGAGCATTTTCATCAAAACTCATTTTGCAATCAAGGATTGCTAATGTTCCTTTTTTAGTCAGAACAAGTGGATTTATTTCAACCATAGAGCAATCATATTCTAAAAATGCTTGGTATAAACCTTTTAAAGTTTTTGCAAAATCTTTGGCAAGAGGAGTTCCTAAACCAAATCCTAATGCGAGACTTAATTTACGTATTGTAAAATCGTGTAAGCCCACAGTGGGATCGATATCTGCGGTGATGATTTTTTCAGGATGTTTTTCAGCAACTTCTTCAATATCCATGCCACCTTCTGTTGATGCCATAATACCAATAGAAGCCGTTTCACGATTGACTACGAGTGCAAAATAATACTCTTTATCAATATCACAACCTTCAGCAACAAGTAATTTATTTACTTTTTTTCCTTGTGGTCCCGTTTGATTAGTGACAAGAGTCATTCCCAACATTTTTTCCGCAGCTGCATAAGCTTCATCTGGAGTTTTTACAAGCTTCACACCACCCGCTTTTCCACGACCACCGGAATGAACTTGTGCTTTTATAACAGCGACTCTTCCCTCTTTTCCACAAGATAAACTGCGCGCTGCCCATTCTGCTTCTGTTGCAGTGTATGCCAGCTTCCCTAGGGGAATACTTAAACCAAAACGGGAAAGGAGTTCCTTTGCCTGATACTCATGAATATTCATGAAACTCTCCAAAATTAAAAAGACCATTTAATGAAACGGGCACCAAGCCCCACTTGTTCCTAAAGACAATTGTCTCAACAGTGAGCGACTTTACATTTATTTTTAAGGGAGATAAAGGGGGGCGAATTCAAGTAAATTGAATAAATTCGAGGAAAGTTTTTAGGAGTTGTTTATTTTATTTTCAGCAAATTCTTTTAATGATTTTGAAAAACTTGTTAAAGTACTAGATAAGGAGCGAGATTGTTTATGAAGTTCTCTCATCTGCTCTTTCATAAGATTGCTCAATATAGATAATTTATTATTTTGATTTCCTGCTTTTTTAAGCTCAGCATCAATATATTCTTGAAACATATATGCTTCTTCTCTTTTCTCTTCAGGCAGAGTTTGAAAATAATCATTTCTTTTTTGCAATGCTTTCAATAAGTCAGGCGAGTGAAGCTCTACATACCTATTTTCTTTGTCCAAAAAAATCTCCTTCAGCGGCGCATACCGTAAGTGTACGCAATTCTATAGTGCTATAAAAAAACGCTGATTTCTAGTGTTTTTTTGAAAAATACAATGCTTTTATGTGATTAGATAAAAAATATTTATTTACAAAAAGCACGTAAATATTTAATTTTTTTGATTATTTATTTTTTAATTATCACGTATTGTTATAAGAATTATTAAAATTCTTATAAATCAAAGACCTAAACTATATTTGATAGCATCCATTTTTGACTCAATTTCTTGCCACTCTAAATTGATATCACTTTCTAAAATAACCCCTCCGCCTGCACATATTTTAACAATATTGTCTTGCCACTGCATGCCCCTAATCGTGCAAATACATATGGAATTATTTTCATCTAATATAATTCCAAAAGGAGCAGCATAATACCCTCTATTTAATATTTCCTCTTTTGTTTGTGGTAACCAGTTGCCTTGACTGTTTTTAGGCAAAGATCCTACGGCAGCCGTTGGATGAATTTCTTTTAAAAATTTTTCAAACTGAAAAGGAAAATTCTCTTTAAGTTTAACTAAAATATCCGTTTTTAAATGTATCAATTTAGGCAATTCTAAAATTTTAGTTTCTCCAATAGAAACCATTCCAAATTGAGAAAGAGAGTGTTTCAAACCTTCAATGACTAACAAATGTTCTTTTTGCATTTTTTGATTATTTACAAAGGCTTCTTTATTTACATTTTTTGCATTTGGAACTGTTCCTGCAAGTGCAATCGTTTGAACATAACAATCATTCTGTATAAATAATAGCTCAGGTGTTGAACCAATAAAACCATTAAATTGATTCCAATATCCGTAAATATAAGTTGAATTTTGATTTTTATTTTCAAGTAAACTTTTAATTAAATAGACTTTATTTTTTGTTGATATTAAAGATTGCCCATTCAAAGAAGAATAAGGGACACCTTTTTTTAAATAGCCAGTATCAATAGCATTTTTTATTGATTCAAACTGATTAATATAATTTTTTTTACTTAATTCATTCCATGATATTTGAGGTTTTTCAGAGAACTCTTTTGAAATTAATTTAAGCATTTCAGAATAGCTTATTTCAAAAAATACTTCTCCTTTAAAATACGGTGAAGAATGATTCATATAAAAATCATTTAAATAAAAATAAGGCGGATTTAAAATACATTCATTATTTTTAAAATCACTTTGATGAGTCATTACATAAATTTTATTCTCGGAAGGAATACCAATAAAGCATCCACAATTCCAAAAATTTTTTATCAAATTATCATTCATTAATTAAAACCTTTTTTATTGCAAAAGATTTAAAATATTTTGAAAATCATCAGGATAAGGAGCATCAAACCCCATATGCTCACCTGTAAGAGGATGCTTGAAACCAAGATGAACTGCGTGTAACATTTGTCGTATTGCATTTTTGCTAATTAAAGCTAATAATTCTTTATTAGCTTTAATTGTTTGTGGAGTTTTTGCATAAAGAGCATCACCAATAATACCGTGGTTTATAGAGCTCATTTGTACACGAATTTGATGTGTTCTACCTGTATATAATTGACAAGAAACTAATGAAATTAAATTCTGACAAATATTCTTTATTGTTGCGTAATTCAAAATTGCTTTTTTACCTACACCCATTTCCTGAACAGAATATTTGAGCCGATTTTTAGGATCGCGGCCATGCCAAGTTTCAATTTTACCCTCTTTGGGATTTAATTCTCCATACACGATAGCATGATAAATTCGTATTTGTGAATGATCCGCAAATTGCTTAGATAATTGAGTTAATGCTAATTGTGATTTTGCTACAACCATCACACCGCTCGTATCGCGATCAAGTCTATGAACAATTCCTGCTCGAGAAGGAGCTCCCAACGAAGGGAGCGTAGCACCACAATACCCTAAAATCGCATTTACAAGAGTTCCCGAATGAACGCCCGCCCCAGGATGAACAACCATTCCTGCAGGTTTATGAATAACTATTAAATGCGCGTCCTCATATAATATATTTAATGGAATATTTTCGCCAATAGGATTCGGGTTAATTTCTGTTAAAAAAGAGGTATTTAATTCAATAATTTGATTTTTTTTTAAACGAAATGAAGACTTTTGAAATTTTTGATCTACTTTTACTTTATTGTTTTCAATGAGTTTGGAAGCAAAAGAACGGCTTGGAATCAAATCAAACATGCGGGTGATGAAAATATCGAGACGCTCGTTTTCAAATTCTTCTGGAACATTCAACTGAATAATTTCACTCATTTCGTTTGCCATCCCGCAATGTTTTGCCTTGGGCTGACAAAACTAACTATTTTTAATCAACCTTTTTTGGGCTCTATAAACATCCATTAATGCTTCAACAAGATCCTTTCTGTCAAGCCCTAAATAATTTAAATAAGAATTAAAAAATCCTTTAGCATAAACTTCTGCAGGTAATTTATCAAAACAATCATTTTCAATAGCGTCTAAATATAATCTACTCACTTTAATTTTATTTGACATTTCTTCAATACTGACATGCATTTTATCTCTAAGAATTTTTAGCAATCCTCCCGATATTTTTTCATTTTCAGAAATATATTTTTCGAGTTCTTTTATTTTATCAGGTTTTTTTGCCATTAAAGCTGTAACCCTTTTTGAATTTGGGGTTTTCATATTCATAATACTATCTATTGGACGTTTGATATTTTCTTTTATAATTGTAGGTTTTGGTTGTTCTTTAAAAGCTTCTTTTTCTTGATAAAAATATACAATATTGGTTTCTTTTTTTGGTTTATTACGCGATTTATTAGAATTAAATTTAGGTAAAAAAGAAGAAGAGATCACAACTTCTTCAGAATCACGTGCAGGATCTTCGTCTAAATAGGTTATTAACTCCTGAAATGCTTTTTCAATTTCTTCATATGTAATATGATAAGCATTACCAAGAGTCATTTGCTCATCAAGATTTTTTCTCGTATTTCGATAAGCAATTTCAATTTTATTTAGTGACATTTCACCGTCACTAAGACCAAGCACTTCAAAAGGATTTTTTCTTTTACTTAATGTGTTCATATTTTCAACCAGCTTTTTCTATATTATCCTTTTTATCATCCTGAATGAACATTTTAGTTATTTTATCTGTAATTTGATTGATATTTACCGCAATCGCAGATAAGGGATAGTCCAAAATAAGTGGCCTTCTCACTCTTACCGACTTCCATACGGCATCGTCATATCTTGTTGATCCTAGAAATTGAGAGGAAAATCCAAAGTAACGACTGCAAATCACAGACATGGACTCTCCCAAATCTCTATCTTCTTTCGTACGCACTTGATTCATAATGATACCAATATTTGTGGCTTCAATCATTTCTTTTATCAATTTTCCGACTTCTCTATTTTTTTGAGAAAAGGAAACCAACTGTGAAAAAGGGGTTTCTGAACTTCGGGGGCTTGAGATTCTTTGTAAAAGCTCATTTTCAAGTGCCTCATCTATTTCAAATCCCTTGCATATACTTTGAATTTTCCTATATAAAACGCTTTTCATAAATACATAAGCATTCTCAATACTCGTCGGCTCAGGAGCAACGACTAAAATACCTCCATGGGAAAAAATAAAAAAATCGAGAGTGTGGATGTGCGTTCCCGCACCTAAATCTAAAAAAACATAATCCGCATCAAGTTCTTGAAGCTTGGATATTAATTTTATTTTTTGTGAACTTTGCGGTTTAATTTGCTGCCAAAACTCCTGCCCCCCGCCATATAAAGTAAGATTAGGAAGACAACAGGGGATACCCGTTTCTTCTAACGTCGAAACATTGCCATGAATGAAATCAGAAATCCCTGAACGTGGCGTGGGAACACCTAAGCACGTATGTAAATTGGCAGCCCCTAAATCAAGATCAACAACAGAAACTTTATAACCAAGAGTAGCTAATCTCACACAAATATTTGCAGATAAAAAACTCTTACCAATGCCGCCTTTACCGCCTCCTATAGAAATTATTTGAGGAGAATGCGAAGTGCTCTTAGAATCAGTTAATTCTTTTTTCGAGGGCTGTGTATGACTATGTAAATCCGCTTTTTCAGATTGATTTAATGGTGCAAAACTTTCAGATTCATTTATATTTGGGATATAAGAATCATTAAAGTTGTTTTCTGTAATCTTTTTATTTTGGTTATTATAATAAGCTTTAATAATTCTTTCTGTAAAATCAGATGATTCTTTTGTATTAAAAATCCCCTTTGCAACAGTCTTTAACATGCCATGCCACCTTGAATAAAGTTCGGAATTTTCTATATTATCGGATATTTATTTAATTGCTGTGAGAAATTTTTTGCAGTGCTATTATTTCATTGTCAATTTAATTTGGTATTTTGTAAAATGAGTATTTTTGGGAAAGCAAGATTCTATTAATTGAGTAAGTTTCTACTTTTTTTCTTGCTCATTATCAAACTTCGGACCCGCAGGAGAATAATTTCCGTTTTGATCGACTCCTCTTAAAACTCGAATTCCTTCATCTTTATGAAAGTAATCTCTTCCTCTCAACTCTAATAAGGTAATCGTAAAGAAAAGAAGCATAAATAAAATAGCGGAGCCAAAAACAAAAGAGTAAAATTTATCTTCATGAATTAATTCCATGAAAAAAACGGCCACTAAAACCATTTGAATCATAGCAACAATAAGTAACAATAATGTAACCCAAAATCCAGGAAGGGGTAATCTGGATATGCCAATATTTATGAAAATCATAACAAGCAAGGCCGCAAACACAGCAAAATATAACTTAATAGAGAGTAGCTCATGCCCTTTTTTA is a window encoding:
- a CDS encoding DUF4442 domain-containing protein; protein product: MSLWPPYLGAGIKITNISKDFLMLDVAMNLKWYNRNFVGTHFGGSLFSMTDPFYMLMLIKSLGSEYIIWDKASKIEFIKPGKGTVKAHFEFTQDEIDEIRQHAESKKKYLFNKEVFIFDEQGDIIAKVEKTLYVKKI
- the sucD gene encoding succinate--CoA ligase subunit alpha gives rise to the protein MSILVGKQTKLICQGISGSAGKFHSEKCAEYGTQLVGGVVPGKGGSTVLDRPVFNTVAEAMHKTGANASMIFVPPPFAADSILEAIDAGIELIVAITEGIPVLDMLRVRKALNNAGGRTRLIGPNCPGVITPGDKCKIGIMPGHIHLPGRVGIISKSGTLTYEAVGQTSALGIGQSTCVGIGGDPINGTSFIEVLEMFQQDPDTDAVIMIGEIGGNLEIEAAEWIKRNMKKPVVGFIAGQTAPKGKRMGHAGAIISGGKGTAEEKIEAMKSCGLHVAMSPADMGITLKKALGK
- the sucC gene encoding ADP-forming succinate--CoA ligase subunit beta, which encodes MNIHEYQAKELLSRFGLSIPLGKLAYTATEAEWAARSLSCGKEGRVAVIKAQVHSGGRGKAGGVKLVKTPDEAYAAAEKMLGMTLVTNQTGPQGKKVNKLLVAEGCDIDKEYYFALVVNRETASIGIMASTEGGMDIEEVAEKHPEKIITADIDPTVGLHDFTIRKLSLALGFGLGTPLAKDFAKTLKGLYQAFLEYDCSMVEINPLVLTKKGTLAILDCKMSFDENALFRHPNIADLRDYEEDDARELEASKYGLSYVSLEGNIGCLVNGAGLAMATMDIIKQTGGQPANFLDVGGGASQETVTQAFRIILRDNAVKGIFVNIFGGIMKCDVIANGIVAAAKELGLKVPLVVRLEGTNVELGKKILSESGLNILSASSMGDGAQKIVNAVK
- a CDS encoding DUF3135 domain-containing protein; the protein is MDKENRYVELHSPDLLKALQKRNDYFQTLPEEKREEAYMFQEYIDAELKKAGNQNNKLSILSNLMKEQMRELHKQSRSLSSTLTSFSKSLKEFAENKINNS
- a CDS encoding chorismate-binding protein gives rise to the protein MNDNLIKNFWNCGCFIGIPSENKIYVMTHQSDFKNNECILNPPYFYLNDFYMNHSSPYFKGEVFFEISYSEMLKLISKEFSEKPQISWNELSKKNYINQFESIKNAIDTGYLKKGVPYSSLNGQSLISTKNKVYLIKSLLENKNQNSTYIYGYWNQFNGFIGSTPELLFIQNDCYVQTIALAGTVPNAKNVNKEAFVNNQKMQKEHLLVIEGLKHSLSQFGMVSIGETKILELPKLIHLKTDILVKLKENFPFQFEKFLKEIHPTAAVGSLPKNSQGNWLPQTKEEILNRGYYAAPFGIILDENNSICICTIRGMQWQDNIVKICAGGGVILESDINLEWQEIESKMDAIKYSLGL
- a CDS encoding RluA family pseudouridine synthase, with the protein product MANEMSEIIQLNVPEEFENERLDIFITRMFDLIPSRSFASKLIENNKVKVDQKFQKSSFRLKKNQIIELNTSFLTEINPNPIGENIPLNILYEDAHLIVIHKPAGMVVHPGAGVHSGTLVNAILGYCGATLPSLGAPSRAGIVHRLDRDTSGVMVVAKSQLALTQLSKQFADHSQIRIYHAIVYGELNPKEGKIETWHGRDPKNRLKYSVQEMGVGKKAILNYATIKNICQNLISLVSCQLYTGRTHQIRVQMSSINHGIIGDALYAKTPQTIKANKELLALISKNAIRQMLHAVHLGFKHPLTGEHMGFDAPYPDDFQNILNLLQ
- a CDS encoding helix-turn-helix domain-containing protein, whose protein sequence is MNTLSKRKNPFEVLGLSDGEMSLNKIEIAYRNTRKNLDEQMTLGNAYHITYEEIEKAFQELITYLDEDPARDSEEVVISSSFLPKFNSNKSRNKPKKETNIVYFYQEKEAFKEQPKPTIIKENIKRPIDSIMNMKTPNSKRVTALMAKKPDKIKELEKYISENEKISGGLLKILRDKMHVSIEEMSNKIKVSRLYLDAIENDCFDKLPAEVYAKGFFNSYLNYLGLDRKDLVEALMDVYRAQKRLIKNS
- a CDS encoding P-loop NTPase, with product MLKTVAKGIFNTKESSDFTERIIKAYYNNQNKKITENNFNDSYIPNINESESFAPLNQSEKADLHSHTQPSKKELTDSKSTSHSPQIISIGGGKGGIGKSFLSANICVRLATLGYKVSVVDLDLGAANLHTCLGVPTPRSGISDFIHGNVSTLEETGIPCCLPNLTLYGGGQEFWQQIKPQSSQKIKLISKLQELDADYVFLDLGAGTHIHTLDFFIFSHGGILVVAPEPTSIENAYVFMKSVLYRKIQSICKGFEIDEALENELLQRISSPRSSETPFSQLVSFSQKNREVGKLIKEMIEATNIGIIMNQVRTKEDRDLGESMSVICSRYFGFSSQFLGSTRYDDAVWKSVRVRRPLILDYPLSAIAVNINQITDKITKMFIQDDKKDNIEKAG